A section of the Sedimentisphaera cyanobacteriorum genome encodes:
- the infB gene encoding translation initiation factor IF-2: MAKPVTRVHILAKELGVKSKVIVEKCQAEGMDVKNHMSTLSAGRAATIREWFSAGEHKTTVETAAPVDDKYRVNEQKKKTVQSEASSEEDKSEQQEVQEQKAPEQKPIPRSRLTGKTSTRHKTAAKAEKPEAEEHKPEEKKEQTASQKRSASDEPEQKKTDDGKQPQMVELPKAEDIKPAGPRLDSPAPAKLSGPKVVRMESVHKPRHHKKRPGKKGEETKPHFKKKPQTAPQPVPESAQPQPVKSKKDKKKKEHKGGEEEKIKIPKIAKKSKLRGRDVEERKARLAAARGKKVGFKTPRKIESKKKGEQQKPAEQQRPKKASISEPISVKSLSSALAVKVNDIILQLMKQGVMANANQSISVEAAELVALEFGVELEIEHQKTIEEQISEEFENRERNEVKRPAIVTMLGHVDHGKTSLLDKIRSASVASGEAGGITQHVSAYQAEIGGKKVTFLDTPGHAAFTSMRARGANMTDIVVLVVAADDGVMPQTVEAIRHAQAAEVPIVIALNKIDIPGVDTNKIYGQLAEHDLVPTEWGGQTDVIKTSAETGEGISELVEHLDLVADINEFKADPGIPATGWVVEARMTSTQGVVATVLIREGCMKKGDVILAGSGFGRIRSMKNSFGKSLKEAKSSMPVEVTGLSDVPSAGDKFFILRDINKAQKAAEEMKSQARERRLSKRSQVTLDNLFSQIEAGNVQELKVIIRADVQGSVDVLHKYISDLTTEEIRINIIHSGVGGVTEGDVVLAEASDAVIIGFNVVPDVKVKQLADAKGVDIRLYNVIYRITEELKDAMSGMLAPDEVEQTLGRLKVRDTFRVPGVGTIAGCYVTDGKVTRNSRVRLIRDNIVIKDNASVDSLKHFKEDVREIKSGYECGLKIAGYDDVKVDDQIEAYEIVEVKRTVE, from the coding sequence TTGGCAAAACCGGTAACAAGAGTTCATATTTTAGCTAAGGAACTTGGCGTTAAAAGCAAGGTGATTGTGGAAAAATGCCAGGCAGAGGGTATGGATGTGAAAAATCATATGTCAACCCTGTCTGCCGGACGCGCAGCTACAATCAGAGAATGGTTCTCGGCAGGTGAACATAAAACTACTGTGGAAACCGCTGCTCCCGTTGATGATAAATACAGAGTAAATGAGCAGAAGAAAAAGACTGTCCAGTCTGAAGCTTCTTCAGAAGAAGATAAGTCTGAACAGCAGGAAGTTCAAGAGCAGAAAGCTCCTGAGCAAAAGCCCATCCCGAGAAGCAGACTAACTGGCAAAACATCCACAAGGCATAAGACTGCCGCCAAGGCTGAAAAGCCGGAAGCTGAAGAACATAAGCCGGAAGAAAAGAAGGAACAGACCGCTTCACAAAAGAGGTCTGCCTCTGATGAGCCTGAGCAGAAGAAAACCGACGATGGAAAACAACCTCAGATGGTCGAGCTTCCAAAGGCTGAAGACATCAAACCAGCAGGGCCAAGGCTTGATTCCCCGGCTCCTGCCAAGCTGAGCGGGCCGAAGGTTGTGAGGATGGAATCTGTTCACAAACCAAGGCACCACAAAAAAAGGCCGGGTAAGAAGGGCGAAGAAACAAAACCGCATTTCAAAAAGAAACCTCAGACAGCTCCTCAGCCTGTACCAGAATCTGCTCAGCCCCAGCCGGTGAAGAGCAAGAAGGATAAGAAAAAGAAAGAACACAAAGGCGGAGAAGAGGAAAAAATCAAAATACCTAAAATTGCTAAGAAAAGCAAGCTGAGAGGTCGGGATGTTGAGGAAAGAAAAGCCCGCCTTGCAGCTGCAAGAGGCAAGAAAGTCGGTTTCAAAACTCCCCGCAAAATAGAATCCAAAAAGAAGGGTGAGCAGCAGAAACCTGCTGAGCAGCAGCGTCCCAAGAAGGCCTCTATATCAGAACCAATTAGTGTTAAGTCTCTTTCATCTGCACTTGCCGTTAAGGTGAACGATATAATCCTTCAGCTTATGAAGCAGGGTGTTATGGCAAATGCCAATCAGAGCATCTCTGTAGAGGCAGCCGAGCTTGTTGCACTTGAATTTGGTGTAGAGCTTGAGATTGAACACCAGAAGACGATAGAAGAACAAATCAGCGAGGAATTTGAAAACCGTGAGCGAAATGAAGTTAAGCGTCCAGCAATCGTAACGATGCTCGGCCACGTTGACCACGGAAAGACCTCGCTGTTGGACAAGATTCGCTCGGCATCTGTTGCCTCAGGCGAGGCAGGCGGAATCACCCAGCACGTAAGCGCTTATCAGGCGGAAATTGGAGGCAAGAAGGTAACCTTCCTCGACACTCCCGGCCACGCTGCCTTTACCTCAATGCGTGCAAGGGGAGCGAATATGACAGACATTGTTGTTCTCGTGGTAGCAGCGGACGACGGGGTGATGCCTCAGACTGTTGAAGCTATCCGCCATGCTCAGGCTGCTGAAGTTCCGATAGTGATAGCATTGAACAAGATAGACATCCCGGGCGTTGATACCAACAAAATTTACGGTCAGCTTGCCGAGCACGACCTAGTGCCCACAGAATGGGGCGGGCAGACCGATGTAATAAAAACCAGCGCCGAAACAGGCGAAGGAATCAGCGAGCTTGTAGAACACTTAGACCTTGTAGCAGATATAAATGAATTCAAGGCCGACCCGGGAATACCCGCTACAGGCTGGGTAGTAGAGGCGAGGATGACCAGCACTCAGGGCGTGGTTGCTACCGTGCTTATCAGGGAAGGCTGCATGAAAAAGGGCGATGTGATCCTTGCAGGAAGCGGCTTCGGACGAATCCGCTCAATGAAAAACAGCTTCGGAAAATCACTCAAGGAAGCGAAGTCTTCAATGCCGGTAGAGGTAACAGGCCTTAGCGATGTGCCTTCTGCTGGCGATAAATTCTTCATCCTCAGAGATATAAACAAGGCCCAGAAGGCCGCAGAAGAGATGAAATCTCAGGCAAGAGAACGCAGGCTTTCAAAACGCTCTCAGGTTACTCTCGACAACCTCTTCTCACAGATTGAAGCGGGTAATGTTCAGGAGCTGAAGGTGATTATCCGTGCGGATGTGCAGGGTTCTGTAGATGTGCTTCATAAATACATCTCCGACTTAACCACAGAAGAGATTAGAATTAATATAATCCACTCCGGCGTAGGCGGGGTTACTGAGGGTGATGTTGTTCTGGCTGAAGCATCCGATGCAGTAATTATAGGGTTTAATGTGGTTCCTGATGTGAAAGTAAAGCAGCTTGCTGATGCAAAGGGCGTGGATATAAGGCTTTACAATGTAATCTACAGGATTACTGAAGAGCTCAAGGACGCTATGTCGGGTATGCTCGCTCCTGATGAGGTAGAACAAACCCTCGGCAGGCTGAAAGTCCGAGACACCTTCAGAGTCCCGGGTGTTGGAACTATTGCCGGCTGCTATGTAACCGACGGAAAGGTAACAAGAAACAGCAGAGTAAGACTGATCAGGGATAATATTGTAATAAAAGATAACGCTTCTGTGGATTCATTAAAACACTTCAAGGAAGATGTCCGTGAAATTAAGAGCGGATATGAATGCGGGCTGAAAATTGCCGGCTATGACGACGTGAAAGTGGATGATCAGATAGAAGCTTACGAAATTGTAGAAGTAAAAAGGACTGTAGAATAA
- a CDS encoding PFL family protein, translating to MRISVEEVYETVKMTAEYSFDIRTVTLGINLKDCISRDQNEMNALIYDRVLEMGSRLNKYADELESRYGIPIINRRISITPTSILLEPLPSKIESVVSLAKTLDKAAEKANIDFIGGFGGLMQKGMTKADKLLMRAMPDALNQTSRVCGFFNLASTLAGMNMTAIKETGEMLKNLAAKGKDGIGCAKFVVFANVPEDNPFMAGANHGVGEPDCSLNIGISGPGVVRAVVAENPDCSLTELSEVIKRTVFKITRAGELTGREMAEMLGVEFGIVDISLASTTAVGDSVAEIIEAMGVSRMGRPGSTAALALLIDAVKKGGAMASGNVGGLSGTFIPVSEDLGMIRAVEQGALNLEKLEALTSVCSVGLDMFALPGDTPAEVLSSVIADELAIGVANNKTTGVRVIPVPGMKEGNCADFGGLLGRAPIMRVPMEASPAFIERAGRIPAPIKALRN from the coding sequence ATGAGAATATCAGTAGAAGAAGTTTACGAAACCGTAAAAATGACCGCAGAGTACAGCTTCGACATCCGAACTGTTACTCTGGGGATAAACCTAAAAGACTGCATCAGCAGAGACCAAAACGAGATGAACGCCCTGATATACGATAGGGTCTTAGAAATGGGCAGCAGGCTCAACAAATATGCAGACGAGCTTGAGTCCAGATACGGAATTCCGATTATCAACCGGCGCATTTCTATAACCCCCACCTCGATTCTGCTAGAACCTCTGCCTTCGAAAATCGAATCGGTCGTGAGCCTTGCAAAAACGCTCGACAAGGCCGCAGAGAAGGCAAACATCGATTTTATCGGCGGCTTCGGCGGTCTAATGCAGAAAGGTATGACCAAAGCGGACAAACTGCTTATGCGGGCAATGCCCGATGCCCTTAACCAAACCAGCAGGGTATGCGGCTTTTTCAATCTCGCCTCCACGCTTGCAGGTATGAATATGACAGCAATCAAGGAAACCGGCGAGATGCTCAAAAACCTCGCAGCAAAGGGCAAAGACGGTATAGGCTGCGCGAAGTTTGTGGTGTTTGCGAATGTCCCGGAAGACAATCCTTTTATGGCAGGGGCTAATCACGGCGTAGGCGAGCCGGACTGCTCGCTGAATATAGGGATATCCGGGCCGGGAGTAGTTCGGGCGGTGGTGGCAGAGAATCCAGACTGCAGCCTCACAGAGCTGTCTGAGGTAATAAAGCGCACGGTTTTCAAGATTACCCGCGCAGGCGAGCTTACCGGCAGGGAGATGGCTGAGATGCTCGGCGTGGAATTCGGGATTGTAGATATCTCGCTCGCCTCCACTACCGCTGTGGGCGATTCTGTGGCGGAGATAATCGAGGCGATGGGCGTTAGCAGGATGGGAAGGCCCGGGAGCACTGCCGCCCTTGCACTGCTGATTGATGCAGTGAAGAAAGGCGGGGCGATGGCCTCGGGAAACGTAGGCGGGCTAAGCGGGACGTTTATCCCCGTAAGCGAAGACCTCGGGATGATAAGGGCTGTAGAGCAGGGAGCTTTGAATCTCGAAAAGCTCGAAGCGCTTACCTCCGTATGCTCTGTGGGGCTGGATATGTTTGCCCTGCCCGGCGATACGCCGGCAGAAGTGCTCAGCTCTGTGATAGCCGACGAGCTGGCGATTGGTGTAGCCAACAACAAAACCACAGGCGTTCGCGTGATTCCAGTTCCCGGGATGAAAGAGGGAAACTGCGCAGATTTCGGCGGACTGCTCGGAAGAGCTCCGATTATGAGAGTTCCCATGGAGGCATCGCCTGCATTCATAGAAAGAGCAGGAAGAATTCCCGCCCCGATTAAAGCTCTGCGGAATTAA
- a CDS encoding penicillin-binding transpeptidase domain-containing protein translates to MYEGRIKFIVAVFIFLLCITAGRLINLQLVHCEATRDQISRTGVKSAQVLPTVRGSITDRFGEKLAVDSPVFQLMIRYELSRLLDERFWQANAVVRSEDKGVSLEKAREYWEDQLASDIELLDTVLEYAEKYSPAGLEDIKQRISEINDRMWRLRRYFAWRRNFPNSSSISDFDSLPKRERLAKEAFVNDLWEMKKKWFPIADISQDKIYHAQNTLSSNPEVKISTRGRRKYPYGKTASQIIGWVNPSQPDKELFKNDELIRYREKEVAGFAGTERICEPFLRGRRGKIVYRKRDKPPEQKPREFGDNVRLTLDIKLQEKIEKLLNDPLRNPNSDKICNAVVIDARRSEILAAVSQPSFNLQKARQNYNQIISDPNKPSVNKAFEKLYPPGSTIKPLILAAALEEGEVGINETISCSLPADENWPRCWLQRLGSCHDYQFEGEGGNNGRNAIRGSCNVYFTKAAHRLAPLKLQKHLFNSGFGREILCPIDFSLVGWKVENMPSEDRNLPESRGIIWSGYDTPEGRDIEGIPPLSSSERRWFGMGQGNLRVSLLQIANLYASIARDGVFERPVIYSNISEPRRKQDLGWSESTVENVQKGLWMVVNKIHGTAYKQFKGSDLLELDIEIYGKTGSTQNPENALFAGYIEAENSTIAIAVIIEGGQSGARDGAPLGRELFKVIEECGYFD, encoded by the coding sequence ATGTACGAAGGCAGAATCAAGTTTATAGTGGCAGTGTTTATCTTTCTTCTCTGCATAACCGCAGGGAGGCTGATAAACCTCCAGTTAGTCCATTGCGAGGCTACCAGAGACCAGATCTCGCGTACGGGTGTTAAATCGGCGCAGGTCTTGCCTACAGTTCGCGGCAGCATTACCGACCGTTTCGGGGAAAAGCTCGCTGTTGACAGTCCTGTATTCCAGCTAATGATTCGCTATGAGCTTTCAAGACTGCTTGACGAGAGGTTTTGGCAGGCCAACGCTGTTGTCCGCTCGGAAGATAAAGGGGTGAGCTTAGAGAAGGCGAGGGAGTATTGGGAGGATCAGCTCGCCTCGGATATTGAGCTTCTTGATACCGTCCTCGAATATGCAGAGAAATACTCGCCGGCAGGACTTGAGGATATTAAGCAGAGAATATCTGAAATAAACGACAGAATGTGGCGTTTGAGGAGGTATTTCGCTTGGAGAAGAAACTTTCCCAATTCCAGCTCAATCTCAGATTTCGACAGCCTCCCAAAACGTGAAAGACTTGCTAAAGAGGCCTTTGTAAATGATCTCTGGGAGATGAAAAAGAAATGGTTTCCAATAGCCGATATCTCGCAAGACAAGATTTATCACGCTCAAAACACCCTTTCCTCCAATCCGGAAGTAAAGATATCCACCAGAGGCAGAAGAAAATATCCTTACGGTAAAACCGCATCGCAGATTATCGGCTGGGTTAATCCTTCCCAGCCCGATAAAGAACTTTTCAAGAATGATGAACTGATTCGCTACAGAGAAAAGGAAGTGGCAGGGTTTGCAGGGACAGAGAGGATCTGCGAGCCGTTTTTAAGGGGCAGACGGGGGAAGATTGTGTACAGAAAACGGGATAAGCCCCCCGAGCAGAAGCCAAGGGAATTCGGCGACAACGTTCGGCTTACTCTGGATATCAAACTTCAGGAAAAAATTGAGAAACTGCTCAACGACCCCCTGAGAAACCCAAACAGCGATAAAATCTGCAATGCGGTGGTTATTGATGCACGCAGATCGGAGATCCTTGCCGCTGTTTCACAGCCTAGCTTCAACCTGCAAAAAGCAAGACAAAACTACAACCAGATAATCTCAGACCCAAACAAACCTTCAGTTAACAAGGCTTTCGAAAAGCTTTATCCGCCTGGTTCTACGATAAAACCGCTTATTCTCGCAGCTGCCCTTGAGGAGGGAGAAGTTGGAATTAATGAAACGATAAGCTGCTCTCTGCCTGCCGATGAGAACTGGCCGCGATGCTGGCTTCAGAGGCTTGGAAGCTGCCATGATTACCAGTTTGAAGGCGAAGGCGGCAATAACGGCAGAAACGCCATTCGGGGAAGCTGCAATGTGTATTTCACAAAGGCCGCCCACCGGCTCGCACCGCTAAAGCTCCAGAAACACCTCTTCAATTCAGGCTTCGGAAGGGAAATACTATGCCCGATAGATTTTTCTCTCGTTGGCTGGAAGGTTGAGAATATGCCTTCAGAAGACAGGAATTTGCCTGAATCTCGGGGTATAATATGGAGCGGATACGACACCCCCGAAGGCAGGGACATTGAGGGCATCCCTCCGCTGAGCAGCAGCGAGCGGCGATGGTTCGGAATGGGGCAGGGGAATCTGCGCGTGAGCCTTCTTCAAATAGCAAACCTCTACGCCTCAATTGCGAGGGACGGAGTGTTTGAAAGGCCCGTAATTTACTCCAACATCTCCGAACCGCGGAGAAAGCAGGATTTGGGATGGTCTGAGTCAACGGTTGAAAATGTTCAAAAGGGGCTCTGGATGGTGGTGAACAAGATACACGGCACAGCATACAAGCAGTTTAAGGGCTCTGACCTATTAGAGCTGGACATTGAGATCTACGGGAAAACCGGCTCCACCCAGAACCCGGAAAACGCCCTTTTCGCAGGCTACATCGAGGCGGAAAATTCCACGATTGCGATTGCAGTTATCATTGAAGGCGGGCAGAGCGGAGCAAGAGACGGAGCTCCTCTCGGAAGAGAGCTATTTAAAGTGATTGAAGAATGCGGCTATTTCGATTAA
- a CDS encoding PEP-CTERM sorting domain-containing protein has protein sequence MNKFSVLSLVFAASLSFGKLPPTAWETVDFSWTGNSGYDVLGSMTYDSDLDIISYSKGSGSGINNFEVSIYDSSNEFLGSFSNVVNNTVNYSAFSIFFDTNELTFGDETDIVAFGSNIFTFQYSATEPHFTLNNAQTLELLDSSSEGMNAVPEPATMALLGIGGFILRKRRA, from the coding sequence ATGAACAAATTTTCTGTTTTATCTTTGGTTTTCGCTGCTTCATTGTCTTTCGGGAAGCTTCCGCCTACCGCATGGGAAACGGTTGATTTTTCATGGACTGGTAACAGCGGCTATGATGTGCTGGGTTCAATGACGTACGATTCGGATTTGGATATCATCTCATATTCAAAAGGTTCCGGCAGCGGGATCAATAACTTCGAGGTAAGTATTTATGATTCTTCTAATGAATTTCTGGGTTCTTTCTCAAATGTAGTTAACAATACAGTCAACTACAGCGCTTTTTCAATCTTTTTCGATACAAATGAGCTTACTTTTGGAGACGAGACAGATATTGTTGCCTTCGGTTCAAATATTTTCACTTTTCAATACTCCGCAACCGAGCCTCATTTCACACTTAATAATGCACAGACACTTGAATTATTGGACAGTTCATCGGAAGGAATGAATGCTGTACCGGAACCTGCAACAATGGCGCTGCTTGGCATCGGCGGATTTATCCTCCGCAAACGCAGAGCATAA
- the nusA gene encoding transcription termination factor NusA: MNQELVRIIENIARDKNIDLESLFQDLETAMVSGVRKYYGVQDAEYTIHIDRTSGEITAYMDDELLDISVMGRIAAQTVKQVMIQRIKADERGSIFAEFVQRKGEIITGAVLRKERRKKIVVGLGNRVEAELPKEEQIAGENFRPGETVRALVTEVKEGTSQVRIILSRTHPDFVRRLFELEVPEIADGIVEVRSLSREAGYRTKIAVESVDDRIDPIGACVGVRGSRIKSIVDELSGEKIDIVPWSESSQAFIINAVKPAAASEITLCFELGKAVVVVPEDQLSLAIGKHGQNVRLAARLTDWDIEILTPDEYNESVDTLNSALEHLLEDEPRLVDELIALGIISLDDLDEVGSEPLVEELNFEPGLAEKVIEAAREKLKEEFPEQAENDGQAAEQKDAQQEDEQTEQQADLQENPEE, encoded by the coding sequence ATGAATCAGGAACTTGTCAGGATAATAGAGAATATAGCCAGAGATAAGAATATAGATCTGGAGTCGCTTTTTCAGGATCTGGAAACTGCAATGGTTTCTGGTGTGCGCAAATACTACGGCGTTCAGGATGCCGAGTACACCATCCATATAGACAGAACAAGCGGAGAGATAACTGCATATATGGACGATGAACTGCTTGATATAAGCGTTATGGGCAGGATAGCTGCCCAGACCGTTAAGCAGGTGATGATTCAGCGGATTAAAGCAGACGAGAGAGGCAGCATCTTTGCCGAATTTGTACAGCGTAAGGGCGAAATAATTACGGGTGCTGTTCTGCGCAAGGAACGCCGCAAGAAAATCGTCGTAGGTCTGGGAAATCGTGTTGAGGCAGAGCTGCCCAAAGAGGAACAGATTGCAGGCGAGAATTTCCGCCCTGGCGAAACAGTACGTGCTCTTGTAACAGAGGTTAAAGAGGGGACGAGTCAGGTAAGGATTATCCTGTCTCGAACACACCCGGATTTTGTACGAAGGCTGTTTGAGCTTGAGGTCCCGGAGATTGCAGACGGTATCGTGGAAGTTCGCTCGCTCTCAAGAGAAGCAGGATACCGCACAAAGATTGCTGTTGAATCTGTTGACGACCGCATAGACCCGATAGGTGCTTGCGTGGGCGTTCGAGGCAGCAGGATAAAGAGCATTGTAGATGAGCTCAGCGGGGAGAAGATTGATATTGTACCTTGGAGCGAGTCTTCTCAGGCATTTATAATCAACGCCGTAAAGCCGGCGGCTGCATCGGAGATTACGCTCTGTTTTGAGCTGGGCAAGGCGGTAGTAGTGGTACCTGAAGACCAGCTCAGCCTCGCTATCGGCAAGCACGGGCAGAACGTACGTCTTGCCGCAAGGCTTACAGACTGGGATATTGAAATCCTTACACCTGATGAATATAATGAAAGCGTAGATACACTTAACAGTGCCCTTGAACATCTTTTAGAGGATGAGCCGAGGCTTGTAGATGAATTGATAGCCTTGGGCATAATCTCCCTCGATGATCTTGATGAAGTAGGCAGTGAGCCGCTCGTTGAGGAGCTCAATTTTGAGCCCGGGCTTGCCGAGAAGGTTATAGAGGCCGCAAGAGAAAAGCTCAAAGAGGAATTTCCGGAGCAGGCGGAAAACGATGGTCAAGCCGCTGAGCAGAAAGATGCTCAGCAGGAAGATGAGCAGACAGAGCAGCAAGCAGACCTGCAAGAGAATCCGGAAGAATAA
- a CDS encoding M48 family metallopeptidase, with translation MAGFFGNLAYGLGRKLGPKFRKAKWLYKTMSEGSKESIKAEYELGLDLYSEVAEKLTLNSNTSFASLIKGIGTKLGSKVSDKNWKFHFYLYSDPTPNAFAIPGGFIFVADSLIDLCGTDKNQLAFILSHEMGHVVKRHCFHRTINEYAVNTLKTVPAKGKFAPVIKNAGLDFFIKNYSRKQETQADEFAVYLSYAAGFNPAAGARMMKALGDKNPARDDYMKYFSTHPPHNERIVHILSTCKRITKKRKAT, from the coding sequence ATGGCCGGATTTTTTGGCAATTTAGCTTACGGGCTCGGCAGGAAGCTCGGCCCGAAATTCCGCAAGGCAAAATGGCTCTACAAAACGATGTCTGAGGGCAGCAAAGAGAGCATCAAGGCAGAGTATGAGCTTGGGCTCGATCTCTATAGCGAGGTGGCCGAAAAACTCACCCTCAACTCCAACACCTCTTTTGCCAGTCTTATCAAAGGCATAGGCACAAAGTTGGGGAGCAAGGTCTCTGATAAAAACTGGAAATTCCATTTCTACCTATACTCAGACCCAACACCGAACGCCTTTGCCATACCCGGCGGCTTTATCTTCGTCGCAGACAGCCTCATAGACCTCTGCGGAACAGATAAAAATCAGCTCGCATTTATCCTCTCTCACGAAATGGGGCACGTAGTAAAGCGGCACTGCTTCCACAGGACGATAAACGAGTATGCTGTAAATACACTGAAAACCGTGCCGGCAAAGGGTAAGTTCGCACCTGTAATAAAAAATGCCGGTCTGGATTTCTTTATAAAAAACTACAGCAGAAAGCAGGAAACTCAGGCGGATGAATTTGCAGTGTATCTCTCTTACGCAGCGGGGTTTAACCCTGCTGCAGGTGCGAGGATGATGAAAGCCCTGGGCGATAAGAATCCAGCTCGAGACGATTATATGAAATATTTCTCCACACACCCGCCTCACAACGAAAGGATCGTTCATATCCTTTCAACTTGCAAAAGGATTACAAAAAAACGGAAAGCAACTTAG
- a CDS encoding corrinoid protein, which produces MADLQALADAIIGGDQSTAVNVTKEAIEEGMGPDVVLSNGLVAGMAVVGKKFKNNEVYIPEVLIAARAMKGAMELLEPELVKSGVEPKGTVVIGTVQGDLHDIGKNLVAMMLKGAGFNVVDLGVDCSPDKYVQAAKESGAEIVAMSALLTTTMPAMEKGVKAMKEAGLDCKVMIGGAPVTQGFADKIGADGYSEDAASAVDLAEELMA; this is translated from the coding sequence ATGGCAGATTTACAAGCGTTGGCTGACGCCATCATTGGCGGTGATCAGAGCACCGCAGTAAATGTTACTAAAGAAGCTATCGAAGAAGGCATGGGCCCGGATGTGGTGCTCAGTAATGGTCTTGTTGCAGGTATGGCGGTAGTTGGAAAGAAATTTAAGAATAACGAAGTTTATATCCCTGAGGTTCTCATTGCAGCAAGAGCGATGAAGGGAGCAATGGAGCTTCTCGAACCTGAGCTGGTTAAATCCGGCGTAGAGCCCAAAGGTACTGTAGTTATCGGTACTGTTCAGGGCGATTTGCACGATATAGGCAAGAATCTCGTGGCTATGATGCTAAAAGGAGCAGGTTTCAATGTGGTTGACCTCGGCGTTGACTGCTCACCTGATAAGTACGTTCAGGCAGCTAAAGAGAGCGGAGCGGAGATCGTGGCGATGAGCGCACTGCTCACTACAACAATGCCTGCAATGGAGAAGGGCGTTAAGGCGATGAAAGAAGCCGGACTGGACTGCAAGGTAATGATAGGCGGAGCCCCTGTAACTCAGGGCTTTGCGGATAAAATCGGCGCAGACGGCTACTCAGAAGACGCCGCAAGCGCAGTTGACTTGGCAGAAGAATTAATGGCATAA